The following coding sequences lie in one Verrucomicrobiota bacterium genomic window:
- a CDS encoding histone deacetylase, whose amino-acid sequence MLSLIYDPACAGYESPCHPESPIRVLATAAYLEDQRPDAAWVQPGIASEADLLRVHTPEHLRRLQQPRDFDGDTPYYEGIETHARRAAGGALAAVNEALQGRAAFSLLRPPGHHATTDRAMGFCYLNSVAIAARYALEQGCARVAIWDFDAHHGNGTEAIVANDDRIRFASVHQYPGYPGTGTKSFANISNWPIPPMSDPDAHARAVRAALGTLLAFDPELLLVSAGFDAFARDPITQMTLEQPHFGQFGAWLAGLRVPVAAVLEGGYSRELPLLVGSFLNGWVPRPASS is encoded by the coding sequence ATGCTCAGCTTAATCTACGACCCCGCCTGCGCCGGCTACGAATCGCCGTGCCATCCCGAAAGCCCTATCCGGGTGCTGGCCACCGCCGCTTACCTGGAGGATCAAAGGCCGGATGCCGCGTGGGTGCAGCCCGGCATCGCCTCAGAAGCCGATTTGCTGCGGGTCCACACCCCGGAGCACCTTCGCCGGTTGCAGCAGCCGCGCGACTTCGATGGTGATACTCCCTACTATGAGGGGATCGAGACGCACGCGCGCCGGGCCGCAGGGGGTGCCCTGGCGGCGGTCAACGAAGCCCTGCAGGGGCGGGCCGCATTTTCACTGTTGCGTCCGCCCGGTCACCACGCGACGACCGATCGGGCCATGGGTTTTTGCTACCTTAACTCCGTGGCGATTGCCGCCCGCTACGCCCTCGAACAAGGTTGCGCCCGCGTCGCCATTTGGGACTTCGACGCCCACCATGGGAATGGCACGGAGGCGATCGTGGCGAATGACGACCGGATCCGTTTTGCGTCGGTGCATCAATACCCAGGGTATCCCGGAACGGGCACGAAGAGTTTTGCCAATATCTCAAACTGGCCGATCCCGCCGATGAGTGATCCGGACGCCCATGCGCGCGCCGTTCGAGCGGCCCTGGGTACATTGCTGGCGTTTGACCCCGAGCTCTTGCTGGTATCGGCGGGTTTCGACGCCTTTGCCCGGGATCCGATCACTCAGATGACGTTGGAACAGCCCCATTTCGGACAGTTCGGCGCGTGGCTGGCCGGGCTTCGGGTTCCGGTTGCGGCGGTGCTGGAAGGCGGGTACAGCCGCGAGTTACCCTTGCTCGTCGGGTCGTTCCTGAATGGATGGGTGCCGCGGCCTGCATCCTCATGA